Part of the Synergistes jonesii genome is shown below.
GCGCGACGGGGAACTGGTAGTCATACTCATAGTCCGCGCCGTCGCGGGTAACGCTTATCTGTCCGTCGGCGAGCAGCTGCATACGCATACGTTCAGCCGCCACGTCTACGCCTTTCACGAGATTGCCTATGTCGTCGAAGATGCGGGCGATGATGGGCTGGGCGTATGCTTCGTTTACGCGAAGCAAATCCTGCCGGTCTTTTTCACCTATCCTCATGGCCTCCTTGAAGAACGCCATTTCCGTATCGATTTTAGCGATGCCGACGCGGTTGCGGAGTTCGGCCTTGACGTCGAAAGACGAAGCCTTGAGCTGCACCGCTACGCCCGTATGCTGCTTGAGCCACGAAAGGTCGAGCCCCGCGTTCTTCCTGTTGGGGAAGAGCGCCGCTCCGAGATAAGGGTCGTCTATCGTCGGGGCTTGCTCTTCGATGTAGCCTACGATGTTGGGCGCCGTGAACATGTCGAATATAGTGTTGGGCATATTTTAGAATCCTCCTTGATTAGTGTTCGATGAAGCTTATCTGCACATCGGGGGCAAACGCCGCCTTCTGCGCCGCCGTAGGGGCTGCGGGCAGCGCGTCCGTCTTCACGAAACCGTGAATAAGCAGCGCGCATGTCTTAGGTCCGTAGGTAACGTCTACGTCCTCCAGCAGCAGCCCGTCGATTACCGCGGGACCGCTGAGCGAGCCTCCCGAATCCGCGGAAACCCTAAGCTTCTGGCTGCGGTCGGCGAATACAGACGCGCTTGCGCCGCCTACCAGCGTTCCCTTGGGCACTATTTTTTTGCCGTTCGCGCCCGCCGTTATCCCCGTGTCGTCCATCACCGCGCTTAGAGATACGTAATGGTCCTTGAACATGAGGATTTCCGCACCGTTGCCGTATTCAGTCTGAATGAATTTCATATTTTATCTCCTTTTCTTCTTCTGCTATAGCTTAAAAAAGCTCTCCGATGCCTTCTTTGCGCCTTCCGACCTGTCGAACATACTCTTGGCGAGGTTGCGCCCGTAGTCTCCGGCGGACGAATCAGGCTTATCCATCGGAGGCGTACCGCCGCCGCCGACAGCTTTCGCCGCTGACTTGACAAGGGGCTTGAGCGTCTCAATATCCGCCTTTATCGCCTCTTCGTCATCGCCATTGACGCGGTCCGCCAGCGCCGCCGGCAGGCCCGCTTCGGCTACAAGCTTCGCCTTAAGCGCGGACAGTTCCAGCGCTTTGACCTTCTCGTCCGCCGCCTTTGCTGCCGCCTGCGCCTTTTCCAAATCCGCCTTCGTCCTGTCCAGCTCGCTCAACTGCCCTGCTTTCAGCGCGTCGAGCTCTTCTTTCGCCTTCTTCAGGTCGTCATAATCCGAGTACTTCTTCCGCTCACGCTCGAGTCTGTCTTTGACTGCTTTATCGACGTCGTCCTGCGTGAAGGTCTTGCCCGCGTCCTTCGGCGTCTTGTTGGAATCCTTCGACGAGTCGGGGGCCCCTCCGCCGTCTCCGTCCGCCATGAAAAAACGCGTTGGTATTGCCTTGTCGAACTTGAACATTTTGTTGCTCCCTTCCCCCGCTTACCGTTGCGGGTAACGTATTTGTTGTATCGCCTGAAACGCTTGTTAAGCCATTATGAGCGCGTCGCCCTCGCCCTCCGCGTCGCTTGCCATGATATAGACCTCGGACACGAAATAATCGTCCACGTCGTGTAGGTCGTTGTAATACGCAACGGTCTTTTTCGTAGCTGCGTCAAACGATTCCCCAACCACGGTCGCAGTTCTGCGAAGCCGCCACGGGTCTTCTTGGTTTTGCTCCTCAGGGCGCGTGACGGTCACACGAAAAACCTTCATTGTTTTTCACCGCCTTTGCCATCGCCGCACGGGCAGTTCTTCAGCTTCACCAGACATTTGGCGATTCTGTCTATTCCTATATCGAACAAACTGTCTTTTATGCCGTCGTCCTCGCCGTAGGTGAAGTGGGAAAAAACGAGATGGAGCAGTTCGTGAACGACAATAGCTTCCACGTCGTGCCGCTCGCTCCTGTCGAGCTGCTTGTAATCTCCCTCTCTTTTTACCCGTATCACCGCCTTTTCGGCGCAAGGCTTGAATTTTACGTCGGATTCAGCCCACGGCGTCATTTCTTCAAGGTCCTTTTCATCCGCCCAGCGGACGGCTATCTCCCAATGGGCAAGCCCCAACCTCGGCGCCCATTCTTCGCATATTTCTTTAAGGCTTTGCACTCGCTCGCCTCCTTTCGGCATGAAAAAAGCCGCCCCTTTAGGGACGGCTTGTAAAAATATGAGTTACTATTTGTCGTTTTCTTTTGTTTCCGGCTCAAAGCCGTTGGCAAAATAGAACTTGTTAACCTCAGTACATCATGGCAAGGCAGTAGCCAGCGGCGTAAGGGTCGCTGCCATTATCAAACCTACGCTTGATAAGGGACGTGGCCTCTTCTGTCGCAAAGTAGGCGTTGACTTCATCATCGCTCAGCTTAGGCCACATAGCCTTAAAAGAATCTATAGTCTCTGCCGTATATTTTTCAAGTGTGGGAAATTCCCTCGTTCCGGGCATCCTTCACACCTCCTATTCTATCGACTTGTCCCTTTCGGCTTTTGCCGCGTCATAATCTTTAGCGGCGGGCACTGCGTTTTCAAAGTCTCCTGGTTCGAGATATTTGCTCTTTTTACCTGTATACTTATAGAAAATAATATTTTCTTTCTTCACGTGTAATTCTGCGTTGCTCTTTTGCCTCCAACTGTTGTCTCCGTCTTTAATGTTATTTGCCCTTTTCCAGTCGTCCGATGCGTAATCGTCACTCCATCTGCACCAGCTTACCGGCTCAAAGCCATTGTTGATATAAAACTCGTGGTTTCCGCTGTAACTGTCCAGCTTCACACCGCCGTTGTCAACCGCCAGTTTCAAAAGGTCGCTGCCACGCACTCTGTCAGACGGGTTTTTGCATACGCTTATTATATCCCCATCCGCAGTAATGGCAACAGTACTGCCGCCCTCTGTAACGTGCAGCGCGGCGCCCGGATAATCGCCTTCGAATTCTTCCTTAGTGTGGGCCGCTACTCGCCATGCAATTTCAGGTTTGAGCGCTTCTACGTTGCCTTTTGCTGTCTTCAGCGACTCCGCGAACTCTGCACTCGTGCTGTTGTTGAACTCTGGCTGCTGGTTGTTGCCCGCGCCGTCGTCTGGGATATACAGCCCGTAGGTGTGCCGGCAGTTCGGGTGAAACAGCCCCGCCGCCTTCGCCTCTTCCATCGTCGGGTATCCCGGGGTTTCGCCGGTGAGCGACAGAACCTTGCCGTTCCACGGCGCGCACTTATCGCAGGTGGGGTAATGGCTCGACACGATGACAAGGTCTTCACCGTGCGCGAGATACTCGTTCGTTTTAGCCTGATGGAATATCTGCATCGAGGACGTACGGCAGAGCATGTCGGTGTAACTCGCCATATTCCACGAGCGCCCGCGCTTGTCGATAAACGCCGTGATACCGGCGTCTTCCGATACCTTCTGCATGTTCCGGCGCACGTTGCCGATTGCGTCGTACCCGCCGATTGCGCCCGTGAGCGCAGTATTCATCTTCAACGCCTGATAAATATCGGACGTTGTCCTGTTCGCCTGCTGCACTACGTCCGCCATGCGGTTATAGACCTGTTC
Proteins encoded:
- a CDS encoding phage minor capsid protein, which gives rise to MCAKKRKGLSDADKAAARLVALYEKAERDIAARITRTMAATDGDKNKLTIRALEQQHKAIKKILKQLLAKTKKPVNEIVNNTFNGGLAVARKELKGAGMTDIVLEMGGINTRTMKVYSEQVYNRMADVVQQANRTTSDIYQALKMNTALTGAIGGYDAIGNVRRNMQKVSEDAGITAFIDKRGRSWNMASYTDMLCRTSSMQIFHQAKTNEYLAHGEDLVIVSSHYPTCDKCAPWNGKVLSLTGETPGYPTMEEAKAAGLFHPNCRHTYGLYIPDDGAGNNQQPEFNNSTSAEFAESLKTAKGNVEALKPEIAWRVAAHTKEEFEGDYPGAALHVTEGGSTVAITADGDIISVCKNPSDRVRGSDLLKLAVDNGGVKLDSYSGNHEFYINNGFEPVSWCRWSDDYASDDWKRANNIKDGDNSWRQKSNAELHVKKENIIFYKYTGKKSKYLEPGDFENAVPAAKDYDAAKAERDKSIE
- a CDS encoding capsid assembly scaffolding protein Gp46 family protein, with amino-acid sequence MFKFDKAIPTRFFMADGDGGGAPDSSKDSNKTPKDAGKTFTQDDVDKAVKDRLERERKKYSDYDDLKKAKEELDALKAGQLSELDRTKADLEKAQAAAKAADEKVKALELSALKAKLVAEAGLPAALADRVNGDDEEAIKADIETLKPLVKSAAKAVGGGGTPPMDKPDSSAGDYGRNLAKSMFDRSEGAKKASESFFKL